In the Pecten maximus chromosome 5, xPecMax1.1, whole genome shotgun sequence genome, TGTTAATACGTATATAATCCCCCCTAAGTGACGCTTGTTCATACGTATATAATCCCCACTAAGTGACGCTTGTTAATACGTATATAATCCCCACTAAGTGACGCTTGTTGATACGTAGATAATCCCCACTAAGTGACGCTTGTTGATACGTAGATAATCCCCACTAAGTGACGCGTGTTCGTTATGTTTATCTAACTCTCGTTGGTAAAGTTTCAAATTTAGAAAAGATAGCGCTTTAGGGAgtatattttctaaatttaaaaaatcactTATGATTAGAACgtgttaatttgttttgttttgttggtgaCAATATTCGCACTACATCGGCCTATCATTATACCAGGGAATGCGAGGCACGGGGCTTATAAAGCTTACGTTAGATTTCGCAAAAGTTCATTAAAATGACAATGATTAGGAACAAGGCACCGTGCCTGAACATTTTGTCGTTCATTTGTGATTTGGGATCCGTAGCATATTGattaattatttgttaattCGTCATGTTCAATGTGAGATCTCACTTCCGTGCGTGGTTTATTTCCGTGATTACGATTAtaacagtgaaaacaaaacaatggaaAGTTGGCTTTTTAATCCACTATTCCACTAGGTCCTATGGTTTTAGATATATGTGCAAGTAGTATAACACTGTGCCATACcgctgtttgtccttctaggactcaccagtgatgctaggggcaAGCAGAGGTGGGAGAAACCAAAGTATTCCTGAGGACAAATGTTAAACATTTAGCAGGGGAGGAGCATTAACAATCGACAACTGGTTTAGATAAATTGAGGGAACACATCAACAAATACATTATGCATTATTATTACGGTTCTACATTCGTATGAATTGagcattttaatgtttttgttatgatcGGTCCCACATTAGtataaattgtacatgtttttataaacgGTCCGACATTTGTATAACTATAACATTTCCGATGCTTTATGGATTTTTGCAGGTTGCTATGATGAATTGGAATGTATAGCCAGAAACGATGTGAGCCAACTTCCAAGGACACCAGTCAGCAAGGACAGTGTTTATATTCTATCATCGTTCAGAGCAACGGAACAGACTCAAAACTTGGAGAAAATATGGAAAATTTGGAGTGGAGCAAATTATATACTATGGAAGTGTCCCAAACAGTTAAACATTCGCCGGATTACGTTCCTTCGGACAACCACCTGTACGGACCCTTTCTCCTACTTAGTGTTGTGTGAGTGTGAGGAGGGCCTCAACTTCCTCAACCACGCTAAAGAGTTCTCGGACAGGTTACGACAACGATGGTGCGGACTTGTGGGACTTTACAAGGTTGAACGCTATTACATTCCTCCCAAAGAACGCAGGACGATCTGAAAGTCACtatttgcatttttttcctATATGAAAAATGGTACACTAGTTGCAATATGTCATTCTCTCCGCGGGTCCCTTGATCGGATTCGTATCTGTTTATATGCATTGTCTGTAATGGAACGCGCCGAATCAGTCAAAACAAACTGGTTCGCGCGGTTCGTTTTCTGAATCGTACCACTTGAATTCAAAATGGCGGAACTGTGCTGTTGCACTCGTGTATTGGTTTGAAGTAGGGCAGAAAATCTTCCTTTGTTTATAAAATTGTGTAGAGTTTATGATATAactatttttagtttttttaagCAGACAACAAATAACGGTTTCTTTTCTTTGAAGCTTATTATTGTAGACAGGCAGACATTTTGGGCACTTATGTGAGATTCACACGATATGGTACTCTCTAAGGCacattaattttacattaagATCTAAGCATACGGTACACTTCTAATCTAATGTTATATTTGAGTCCACATACCCATTGACAGCCAATTTGATGCTCACTCCGTACAAATAActaaaaaaacctttaaaatccatttaaagaTGATCATCGTCCAAGCAAATTACAATCATCTGATATTAGATAGTCTATATCCCTAATTAAATTTCACGTTAAACTAGGTTCCGGAAAAAGttgtaattatacaaatatagatgGAAATCTCTGGTCGATCTAAATCGTCGAGGACGAGATCAGATGCAAATGAGGCTCCCATATAAGGCACCCCAATCCCATAATGCAGTGCGTTAGGAAAAAGAAAACAGTAATTAATAGACAGAGAGAGTCGCAAGAAGTATTTGGGTGGAAACAAAAAAAGTGGGAATGTCATAAAAAAAGGTCTACTTTTTGTACCCTATGCACTGTCCCGTATCGCTTTTTTATGCATGCATAATTAATTTACTTTTTCTTAAGGTCTtaataaatgaaaatcaaatttaatgTCAAAACTAAATTAAGATAGAAGTAGGAATGGACGTCTGGAAgcaaaatgtatgaaatataatgttttgCGACACTGTATTTTGTTACATGGGCGATGATCACCTTTAAAATGAAAGAgtaatcattatatatttacaatatgcTGTTTAAGCTCAATCTCCTCGGTTGAACTGTGTTATTCTCAACTGGAAATCATAAGGtcaaaaaatttatttttttttggttcGACTTGACTTATCTAACATTTGGTATTGAAAGAAGAAATCGTGTATGCAATATATTCAGAAGATAACCCTTCCATGCAGAGAGAATCAGTAAACTGTTTATTCACAAACCtctgtgttaattatataaGGTACCTAATATGTAATTTGTCCTGAGTAACTTCTGTATTGCTCTTGTGTTCTTTTATGTAAAAAGtgcagaaaaaaacatatttggaGTATACTAATTCAATACATTGGTTTCTTAACTCATAATAGTGTTATTAGTGTTAAGGAAATACGTGCCAAACATTTGTTTGATGGAGCTTTATAGAACAACGCTAATTTGTATGAGGTAGAAAGACAGTACGTGTGATGTTAATAACTGCTTTGGCGATCAAGGATACGTCTTACATTCCCCTAATTGTAGCATCACTCAACAGGTGGCGCCACGATAAATCCCCTCCTTGTATCTCATGTAAAGTACCAAAGCAGGAAAAACTGCAGCTTGGAACGTGTTggaatgtgttttatatatctaatttaatATGCAATACAAACACATTTTCGATGATGTGCTCAGATAACGGAATGGcaaaaaatcatcatattttatgattttgtaATACTTTTTTCGTTTTGTGTATAACACAGAATTACTCTTCAGGGAACGCGTATCAATGTTAACATTGTGTATTCTTCACACATAtgtatttgttaaataaaaCGTAGTATGTCTGTATGTGTAACACTATCAAATAACACTTCAGCATAATCCCCTTgaaatataatggtataatataGCAGTTTGATTTAAAAGGTGTCAGAATGGTTAATATACGCATATTTAAATCCTGTATGACAAATATACTTTGGAATTGATGTCAATCATTTTCAAACCAGacgttttaaaataaattgcaTTTGTTGGCGTATTATATCATGCATTTAATGATTATCGAATCCACGTGATGACATGATATCGAATACCGCTGTCAGGTTACCGTATTACAGGTCGCGGACCATGCCATGGAAGTACAGTGTAATTCCTTATTTCCCTATCAACATACTTAGTTCCTGGTGATGTGAGGATATTTGGCCAGTAACCAAAAAAACACGTGGAACAGATAATTTAGTTATTAATAGGTAGCATGTAAAGTATGTAGGTGTTCAACCATGCACGTTTACCAAATGCAATTGCGTGAATGTATGTGGAATATCTGACGTAGATATGCCAACAAACACAAAATGGACTGAAGGCTTTAGTGTAGGCACCACCAAATGTGGATATTCCTAACCATTTAACGTCAAGGATTGATATGTTCATAGCCAATGAACATCAGAGAggtgtatatttatatccaaTGAACGTCAGAGAAATGCACATTTGTTTATCATTCTGTGAAAGTCGGGGAAAAGCATATTCATAACTAATGAACACCAAACCTGTTAGTGCTTATAGCATTGAACCACAGACCCAT is a window encoding:
- the LOC117327357 gene encoding uncharacterized protein LOC117327357, with the protein product MHTMSKPSFAVQAKFKFYTDEESLAGEWKHAAKCNASQITFLEGILLKTLDHNSPFLYVDYSVFYGGIRTSDNATFQELNTSLPGNNVLRVQNHQYSTDIPPKRVSEPGCYDELECIARNDVSQLPRTPVSKDSVYILSSFRATEQTQNLEKIWKIWSGANYILWKCPKQLNIRRITFLRTTTCTDPFSYLVLCECEEGLNFLNHAKEFSDRLRQRWCGLVGLYKVERYYIPPKERRTI